In the Malassezia vespertilionis chromosome 3, complete sequence genome, one interval contains:
- a CDS encoding uncharacterized protein (BUSCO:EOG09263QUM; EggNog:ENOG503NUUD; COG:A), with translation MPAALSKNAKRRAKKKQQRSEGHVSPPQHVEPVRTDTAPAEPMEIVAPHVDGLLAAQFANVLERYQPPTEEEGDAQSKGEVIYSDEDMDDEEEKAKMAFPLSRRRQRQMARMSAAELKQMVDHPELVEWADTAAADPCLLVHLRTVRNAVPVPLHWGAKREYLSQRRGMAKKRYELPSYIAETGISSLRESINASNVEKSVKAKTRERVQPKLGRMDIDYQKLHDAFFKFQTKPTLSQYGETYYEGKEFEVGMRKRRPGEVSAALKEALSIPPLAPLPWLIAMQRHGPPPSYPHLRIPGLNAPIPKGAQWGFHPGGWGRPPLDQNGNPLYGDVFGEQECPESAQSAAVSGPREYWGEMEPEEYDEEEEEEEEGEEEEEEEEEEEEEEEEEADLGGTAGVEIESAPTASGLITPSGMQSVPEGLDTPAHIELRKQPPSHAHPTGPPPSGPPPQLYQVIPEREGGARGRGFMGSDRLYDFSNGDEAS, from the coding sequence atgccagcggcgctctcGAAGAatgccaagcggcgcgcgaagaagaagcaGCAGCGGTCAGAGGGACATGTTTCGCCGCCTCAGCATGTTGAGCCCGTGCGGACGGACACCGCACCCGCCGAGCCGATGGAAATTGTAGCGCCGCATGTGGATGGGCTACTCGCAGCACAATTCGCCAACGTCTTGGAGCGCTACCAGCCACCCACGGAAGAGGAAGGGGATGCACAGTCCAAAGGCGAAGTTATCTATTCAGACGAAGAtatggacgacgaggaggaaaAAGCCAAAATGGCGTTCCCTCTTtctcggcgtcggcagcgccAAATGGCGCGCATGAGCGCGGCAGAATTGAAGCAAATGGTGGACCATCCCGAGCTGGTCGAATGGGCAGATACCGCTGCAGCAGATCCGTGTCTTCttgtgcatttgcgcacAGTGCGCAACGccgtgcctgtgccgtTGCACTGGGGCGCAAAACGCGAATATTTGtcccagcgccgcggcatggcCAAGAAGCGCTACGAACTACCCTCGTACATTGCCGAAACCGGCATTTCGTCGTTGCGCGAATCGATCAATGCGTCCAACGTGGAGAAATCAGTCAAggccaagacgcgcgagcgcgtaCAGCCCAAGCTGGGGCGTATGGATATCGACTACCAAAAGTTGCACGACGCTTTCTTCAAGTTCCAGACGAAGCCTACTTTGTCGCAGTATGGCGAGACGTACTACGAGGGGAAAGAGTTTGAGGTGGGCATGCGGAAGCGCCGGCCTGGCGAAGTATCGGCTGCGCTGAAGGAGGCACTTTCCATTCCgcctcttgcgccgctgccgtgGCTTAttgcgatgcagcgccacggccCGCCGCCGAGCTATCCACACCTGCGCATTCCCGGCCTGAATGCACCGATCCCCAAAGGTGCTCAGTGGGGCTTCCATCCAGGAGGCTGGGGACGCCCGCCGCTCGATCAGAATGGGAATCCTTTGTATGGCGATgtctttggcgagcaggaGTGTCCAGAGTCGGCACAAAGCGCAGCTGTTTCTGGGCCACGTGAATACTGGGGCGAGATGGAGCCGGAGGAGTACGAtgaggaagaggaagaggaagaggagggagaggaagaagaggaagaggaagaagaggaagaagaggaagaagaagaagaagcggATCTTGGCGGAACGGCAGGCGTCGAGATCGAGAGCGCACCCACCGCTTCTGGCCTCATTACTCCGTCTGGCATGCAGTCCGTTCCAGAAGGGCTCGACACACCTGCGCATATTGAACTACGCAAGCAGCCGCCCAGCCATGCACACCCTACAGGCCCTCCTCCTTCCGGTCCGCCCCCACAACTATACCAAGTCATTCCTGAGCGTGAGGGGGGCGCTCGCGGTCGTGGATTTATGGGCAGCGACCGCCTGTACGATTTTTCGAATGGTGATGAGGCGTCGTAG